From the Deinococcus radiophilus genome, one window contains:
- a CDS encoding thermonuclease family protein, translating to MRQLMPLAALLLAATASAQAPTIVGIATVTDGDTLQIRGTKIRLFGIDAPESSQTCTRNGQSYGCGRESANQLAALIAGKNVSCFQKDIDRYGRMVAVCRVGNTDLNRLLVERGLALPYIEYGGSIYADAHRQAVQQGRGLHAGTYQLPWNYRKDPNTPPTNGTAQLQPAKPAAAPVSAPKPAAAAPAPAPSNVYYANCSAARAAGAAPLYRGQPGYRPAMDRDNDGVACE from the coding sequence ATGCGCCAACTCATGCCCCTTGCCGCCCTGCTGCTGGCAGCCACCGCCTCTGCCCAGGCACCCACCATCGTGGGTATTGCCACCGTGACCGACGGAGACACCCTGCAGATTCGAGGCACCAAAATCCGCCTGTTCGGCATTGATGCGCCGGAGTCCTCTCAGACCTGCACCCGCAACGGCCAGTCCTACGGCTGTGGCCGCGAGAGCGCCAATCAGCTGGCCGCCCTGATTGCCGGTAAAAACGTCAGCTGCTTCCAGAAGGATATTGACCGCTATGGCCGAATGGTCGCTGTCTGCCGGGTGGGCAACACTGACCTCAACCGCCTCCTGGTCGAGCGCGGCCTGGCGCTCCCGTACATCGAGTACGGAGGCAGCATCTATGCAGATGCCCACCGGCAGGCGGTCCAGCAGGGCCGAGGCTTGCACGCAGGCACCTACCAGTTGCCCTGGAACTACCGCAAAGATCCGAACACCCCGCCCACCAACGGGACCGCGCAGCTGCAACCGGCCAAGCCTGCGGCTGCACCCGTATCCGCTCCTAAGCCTGCGGCAGCGGCCCCGGCACCCGCTCCGAGCAACGTCTACTACGCCAACTGCTCGGCGGCCCGTGCTGCTGGGGCGGCGCCACTGTACCGTGGTCAGCCTGGATACCGGCCCGCGATGGATCGGGACAATGACGGCGTGGCCTGCGAGTAG
- a CDS encoding IS4 family transposase has protein sequence MIAARSINHHDLSPHMPGISTPQAKKRRADRTFRDEQLDMDFFIALLVVHLPPGKVLLSLDRTNWEHGETPINFLVLGAVVHGFTLPLIWVPLDESGNSHTYARMWLVLKLLRVLPAKRWQGLVADREFIGAEWFRFLRRQGIKRAIRIRHSDMLDDTNGKEWFKHVQHGHFHEIDEKVFVFGELMRVVATRSSTGDLVIIATDFSARKTWKLYKQRWSIECTFSSFKMRGFDLERTGMTERSRLQRLFGLVTLAWVFCLRLGVWLGQTQPIPVLKHGRRAVSLVRHGAQHLVDALRWKPKQFMAVLDLLTQPFCPPGAPLDEVVTY, from the coding sequence ATGATTGCCGCGAGGAGCATCAATCATCACGACCTGAGTCCTCACATGCCCGGTATCAGCACGCCGCAAGCCAAGAAAAGAAGGGCGGACCGAACCTTCCGGGATGAGCAGCTGGACATGGACTTTTTCATCGCTCTGCTCGTCGTCCATCTTCCACCGGGGAAGGTGTTGCTGAGTCTGGACCGCACCAACTGGGAGCATGGGGAAACGCCCATCAATTTTCTGGTGCTTGGAGCCGTGGTTCATGGCTTCACCCTGCCCCTGATTTGGGTTCCTCTTGATGAGTCTGGGAACAGCCATACCTATGCCCGTATGTGGCTGGTATTGAAGCTCCTCCGCGTCTTGCCAGCGAAACGCTGGCAAGGCCTGGTGGCTGACCGTGAGTTCATCGGTGCGGAGTGGTTCCGTTTTCTCCGTCGTCAAGGCATCAAGCGGGCGATCCGCATTCGGCACAGCGACATGCTGGACGACACGAATGGGAAGGAATGGTTTAAGCACGTCCAGCACGGTCATTTCCATGAAATCGACGAAAAGGTGTTCGTGTTTGGCGAACTCATGCGGGTGGTCGCGACGAGGTCATCCACAGGTGACCTCGTCATCATTGCCACAGATTTCAGCGCTCGGAAGACCTGGAAGCTGTACAAGCAGCGCTGGTCAATCGAGTGCACCTTCAGCAGCTTCAAGATGCGAGGCTTCGACCTGGAGCGGACTGGGATGACGGAAAGGAGCCGTCTACAGCGGCTCTTTGGCCTGGTGACACTGGCCTGGGTGTTCTGCTTGCGCCTGGGGGTCTGGCTGGGCCAGACCCAGCCCATCCCCGTTCTCAAGCATGGTCGTAGAGCGGTCAGTCTGGTGCGGCACGGTGCTCAGCATCTCGTGGATGCCTTACGGTGGAAACCCAAACAGTTCATGGCTGTCCTAGACCTGTTGACCCAGCCCTTTTGCCCACCAGGAGCGCCTTTAGACGAAGTTGTCACCTACTGA
- a CDS encoding TIGR04255 family protein: MDRAVQQSDATPQQSRALLLMLTAIGIAPITDITDYIPKIQGRLRLAGYPINEASRSDEIFISPDGVRIENSIEWHFQNSGRNFSIRVSASRFVIETTDYQGFEDFTNKVREILAILHEVLGVMGVQGIGLRYVNLVQPRAGETFRTYLHDRLSGLDDDFLELSESMFSAAFVGKTDEGQLSIRIHEAPLPTDGAELMRLQVPADLATNMMIDGDNLFIPGLRYRLLDLDHRSAVISEDFAVPRILTALERLHETIGRAFESSLKAGAYAKWSASMREG; this comes from the coding sequence ATGGATAGAGCAGTGCAGCAATCAGACGCTACCCCTCAGCAGTCACGAGCGCTGCTGCTTATGCTCACAGCAATAGGGATAGCCCCTATTACGGATATTACGGACTACATCCCGAAGATACAAGGTAGACTGCGTTTGGCAGGTTACCCAATTAATGAAGCCAGCAGATCAGATGAAATATTCATTTCTCCAGATGGCGTGCGCATAGAAAATTCTATTGAATGGCACTTCCAAAATTCTGGACGAAACTTTAGTATTAGGGTTTCTGCTTCTAGATTCGTAATTGAGACAACCGATTATCAGGGTTTCGAGGATTTTACCAACAAGGTAAGAGAGATTCTCGCAATACTACATGAGGTTTTGGGAGTTATGGGCGTCCAGGGCATCGGTCTTCGCTATGTAAATCTAGTACAGCCTCGTGCAGGCGAAACATTTAGAACCTATTTACACGATAGACTAAGTGGCTTAGATGACGATTTCCTCGAACTTAGCGAATCAATGTTTAGTGCTGCGTTTGTAGGCAAAACCGACGAGGGTCAGCTATCAATACGTATACACGAAGCACCACTCCCGACTGATGGAGCGGAGCTGATGAGGCTGCAAGTTCCAGCGGATTTGGCCACAAATATGATGATTGATGGCGACAACTTATTTATACCTGGCCTAAGGTATAGACTTCTCGATCTCGATCACCGCTCGGCTGTAATATCAGAGGATTTTGCTGTTCCAAGAATTCTAACGGCGCTTGAGCGCTTACATGAAACCATAGGCAGAGCTTTTGAAAGCTCATTGAAAGCCGGGGCATATGCCAAGTGGTCTGCATCAATGAGGGAGGGATAA
- a CDS encoding ATP-binding protein, with translation MLKGHDTSLRSFRPTPFSIVYFDYSVHGCPCGHLGDPEKACTCTPAQRTRYLARLSGPLLDRIDLVTQVPRLTVDELTRAPVTESSDHVNKNANCDSYKLGETEVRRAA, from the coding sequence GTGCTGAAGGGGCACGATACGTCTCTGAGAAGCTTCAGACCTACGCCGTTCTCAATAGTTTATTTTGATTACTCTGTACACGGGTGCCCCTGTGGACACTTGGGCGATCCTGAAAAGGCCTGTACCTGCACCCCCGCGCAACGAACCCGCTACTTGGCCCGACTCAGCGGCCCACTTTTGGACCGCATAGATTTGGTCACGCAGGTGCCGCGTCTCACTGTGGACGAGCTGACCCGCGCACCCGTGACTGAAAGCAGCGACCATGTCAATAAAAACGCTAATTGCGACTCGTACAAATTAGGTGAGACTGAAGTCAGGCGGGCAGCCTGA
- a CDS encoding LexA family protein codes for MSPLDHAPRQREILEKVAALEAAHQPVTTQSLTHALLLPRQNVRQYLLALRDKGLVHYEASDRQRAVITLTEEGRKLTERSYPVLGTVAAGHPILAEGEIQRYVTRLEDVLDLKPGDFLLTVSGDSMIGAGIFDGDLVAIRPSQAEPLKGEIVLVLLPDASTATLKRWNRLNGVVSLHSENPAYAPIVVRATSVEIQGCLVGHVGTGRARKSMPLPPA; via the coding sequence ATGTCCCCCCTGGACCATGCACCACGTCAACGCGAAATTCTGGAGAAAGTCGCGGCCCTTGAAGCAGCACATCAACCTGTCACTACTCAGAGTTTGACTCATGCCCTTTTACTACCTAGACAGAACGTGCGGCAATACCTGCTGGCCCTGCGTGATAAGGGCCTTGTCCATTACGAAGCCAGTGATCGTCAGCGAGCCGTGATTACTCTGACCGAGGAAGGGCGAAAGCTAACGGAACGTAGTTACCCCGTGCTTGGAACTGTCGCCGCAGGGCATCCCATCCTGGCTGAAGGAGAAATCCAACGCTACGTTACCCGCCTGGAGGATGTTCTTGACCTCAAACCAGGGGACTTCCTACTGACTGTCTCCGGCGACAGCATGATAGGAGCAGGGATCTTTGACGGTGACCTCGTCGCTATCCGTCCAAGCCAGGCTGAACCCCTCAAAGGTGAAATCGTGCTGGTGCTCCTGCCGGATGCAAGCACCGCTACCCTGAAAAGATGGAACCGACTTAATGGCGTGGTGTCGCTACACAGCGAGAATCCAGCCTACGCGCCCATCGTGGTTCGGGCGACAAGCGTAGAAATTCAGGGCTGTCTCGTGGGGCATGTGGGGACAGGACGGGCGCGAAAATCGATGCCATTACCACCAGCGTAA
- a CDS encoding DNA methyltransferase, with the protein MTVKSRYDHLSREDLIALLQTRDASRKFGLVWERSEIEHERALNDDFVALNLIKDLSYGNKPYRNMIIEGDNFDALRFLNLTHRGQIKCIYIDPPYNTGNNDFIYNDRYINKNDAYPESTWLEFMYQRLILARDLLTNDGVLFVSIDENEVAPLTMLLDQIFPQGKVGTFVWRSVGDNFSFTLS; encoded by the coding sequence ATGACCGTCAAATCCCGTTACGACCACTTGAGCCGGGAAGATCTGATTGCTCTGCTCCAGACCCGTGACGCTTCAAGAAAATTTGGCTTGGTCTGGGAACGCAGCGAAATCGAACACGAACGCGCCCTCAACGATGACTTTGTTGCTCTCAATCTCATCAAAGACCTGAGCTACGGCAACAAGCCATACCGCAATATGATTATTGAGGGTGACAATTTCGACGCTCTCCGATTTCTGAATCTGACACATCGTGGCCAAATAAAGTGCATTTACATCGATCCCCCTTACAACACAGGGAACAATGACTTTATTTATAATGACCGATATATCAATAAAAACGATGCGTACCCAGAATCTACTTGGCTTGAATTCATGTATCAGCGTCTTATCCTGGCACGCGATCTGCTAACAAACGATGGGGTTCTTTTCGTCTCCATAGACGAAAATGAAGTAGCTCCTCTAACCATGCTGCTGGATCAGATTTTTCCCCAGGGCAAAGTTGGCACCTTTGTTTGGCGCTCAGTAGGTGACAACTTCAGTTTCACATTGTCCTAG
- a CDS encoding DNA methyltransferase has protein sequence MSPTEVWRRRSGTNDVPDHFVSVDHEYLLCYAHPGFSFAGVGKDLSTYKNYDPGNPDPWKRGDLSKPHDYRTRPGGFYPIYNEAEDIWYPSNPKRVWAFASNQLTKPGQKLRRETMEDLIAAGKVVFPKDDQVAVYQTIQELRSAIMQGVAPRYLQLGLFETTEEEEKYLSFFVGKRIGFGTPGYKRFRSEVKSASKPLSTWITGLKDKEDNDEVTILRSGLNAEGTTLLGQIFSNASINFSYPKPLSLIQTLIEQATGPDDTILDFFAGSGTTAHAVLALNASEETSDRRFILVSSTEATTQQPDKNICRDVTRERVKRAIEGYSYRSRAGQVEVEGLGGDFAYLQANRIEMERLFLGGIQHEQIWTALQLIHVHEVDEYQSDKDMQQLWTDEQVLVYLPEISSSTLDRLGKLTDSANRPITVYTWQPPLVEQHLMVEHVNIYKIPDELVKRFGGTP, from the coding sequence TTGTCACCTACTGAGGTTTGGCGACGCCGTAGCGGTACCAACGACGTTCCCGATCATTTTGTTAGCGTGGACCACGAATATCTGCTGTGCTATGCCCACCCAGGTTTTTCATTTGCAGGAGTTGGAAAAGACCTGTCCACATACAAAAACTATGACCCTGGGAACCCGGACCCATGGAAACGCGGAGACCTCTCCAAACCTCACGACTACCGCACTCGCCCTGGCGGGTTTTATCCCATTTATAACGAAGCGGAAGACATCTGGTATCCATCCAATCCGAAACGTGTCTGGGCCTTTGCCTCCAATCAGCTCACCAAGCCTGGACAGAAGCTAAGACGCGAGACGATGGAAGACTTGATCGCTGCTGGTAAGGTCGTTTTCCCCAAAGATGATCAGGTCGCGGTCTACCAGACCATTCAGGAACTTCGGTCTGCGATCATGCAAGGCGTTGCTCCACGCTACCTTCAGCTCGGCCTCTTCGAAACCACTGAAGAAGAAGAAAAATATCTGAGCTTCTTCGTTGGTAAGCGGATCGGTTTTGGAACACCTGGATATAAACGGTTCCGCTCTGAAGTCAAAAGCGCCAGCAAGCCGCTCTCTACATGGATCACCGGCTTAAAAGACAAAGAGGATAATGATGAGGTGACCATCCTGCGTAGCGGCCTGAATGCGGAAGGTACCACCTTACTTGGACAGATCTTCAGCAACGCCAGTATCAACTTTAGCTACCCCAAACCGCTTTCCCTCATCCAAACGCTCATTGAGCAGGCTACTGGCCCAGATGACACCATTCTTGACTTTTTCGCAGGTAGCGGAACGACAGCTCATGCTGTCCTGGCCCTGAATGCCTCGGAAGAAACCTCAGACCGCCGCTTCATTCTGGTGTCGTCTACTGAGGCCACTACTCAGCAACCAGATAAAAATATTTGCCGGGATGTTACGAGAGAACGTGTCAAGCGGGCTATTGAGGGCTACAGCTACCGCTCACGTGCAGGGCAGGTAGAGGTTGAGGGATTAGGTGGTGATTTCGCTTATCTTCAAGCTAACCGCATCGAGATGGAACGCCTGTTCCTTGGGGGTATCCAACATGAACAGATCTGGACAGCCCTGCAACTGATACATGTCCATGAAGTGGATGAGTACCAATCCGACAAAGACATGCAGCAGCTCTGGACCGACGAACAGGTCTTGGTCTACCTGCCAGAGATCAGTAGTTCGACCCTTGATAGGCTGGGCAAACTGACCGATAGTGCCAACAGGCCGATCACGGTCTACACTTGGCAACCTCCATTGGTGGAACAGCATCTTATGGTTGAGCATGTCAACATCTACAAAATTCCCGACGAACTTGTTAAGCGCTTCGGAGGCACCCCTTGA
- a CDS encoding IS4 family transposase: protein MKPNQAALTNVDTFVTYLKERLPHHRMDRLRCVAEVLFGILQAESTLHRKIALHIDRAATTPSITRMVARVLHGAGLTQQDIQDVLLPLLPEGKLTLIMDRTNWKLGQSHLNLLVIGVVLGNVTLPLAWKELKHGGNSESRARMMLVGQLLKHLPARRWKILIADREFLGQKWFTFLRRSGIKRCIRIRANTVVDGEYARDCFASLEPGQIRALFDKVWVQGGWMRVVATLSPEGERVIIASDLSVWDTLTIYRQRWAIETTFSAMKSRGLNLEQTHMTNPERVGNLFGLLTLALTWMLRVGEWRAAARPIRVKKHGRPAVSRARYGYEELSRALRWGGEKFRLFLDLLRTPFPAPGGAERQPVRY from the coding sequence GTGAAACCGAACCAAGCCGCCCTGACGAATGTTGACACATTCGTGACCTACCTGAAAGAGCGTCTCCCACACCACCGCATGGACCGTCTGCGCTGCGTTGCAGAAGTCCTGTTCGGCATTTTACAGGCAGAGTCCACCCTCCACCGCAAGATCGCGCTCCATATTGACCGTGCTGCGACGACACCGTCCATCACGCGTATGGTGGCTCGTGTGCTGCATGGTGCTGGTCTGACCCAGCAGGACATCCAAGATGTCCTGCTTCCACTGCTGCCTGAGGGAAAACTGACCCTGATCATGGACCGCACCAACTGGAAGCTCGGCCAGTCTCACCTCAACCTGCTGGTCATCGGCGTGGTGCTGGGCAACGTTACTCTTCCACTTGCTTGGAAAGAACTGAAGCACGGCGGGAACAGTGAATCCAGGGCACGTATGATGCTGGTCGGTCAGCTGCTGAAACACCTACCCGCACGCAGGTGGAAGATCCTGATCGCGGATAGGGAGTTTCTCGGTCAGAAGTGGTTCACGTTTTTGCGGCGCAGCGGGATCAAAAGATGCATTCGTATTCGGGCCAATACCGTGGTAGACGGTGAATATGCTCGTGACTGTTTCGCGTCACTGGAGCCGGGTCAAATACGTGCCCTGTTTGACAAGGTCTGGGTTCAGGGCGGCTGGATGCGAGTAGTCGCGACGCTCTCCCCAGAGGGAGAGCGGGTCATCATCGCTTCAGACTTATCCGTCTGGGACACGCTCACCATCTATAGGCAGCGCTGGGCCATAGAGACCACCTTCTCAGCCATGAAATCCAGAGGGTTGAATCTGGAGCAAACCCACATGACCAACCCGGAGCGTGTAGGAAACCTGTTTGGTCTGCTGACCCTGGCCTTGACCTGGATGCTGCGTGTGGGGGAATGGCGAGCGGCAGCAAGGCCCATACGTGTCAAAAAACATGGTCGCCCTGCGGTCAGCAGGGCGAGGTATGGGTATGAGGAGCTGAGCCGTGCGCTGCGGTGGGGCGGGGAGAAATTCAGGCTCTTCCTGGACCTCTTGAGGACTCCATTTCCCGCGCCAGGAGGGGCCGAAAGGCAACCTGTCAGGTACTGA
- a CDS encoding DEAD/DEAH box helicase, which produces MDKSQQGQQEIVSQGGYLLLEAPTGIGKTLMAAHIAEELSRQDRVIWFWFTPFAGLATQTARSIRNEGFQLRVRSLVDDRLIETIQSGDIFVTTWGSAAVANAESRRIRRDSETMPSLDLFLEVIRNKGYTIGVIIDEAHHSFRDGTQAVDFYRDVLQPSLTILVTATPRDRDITAFLDLVGRPILNRVSIARRRGVDADLLKKGVKVGLFRTSYDTPQELINFEETAIMCGVRTHQELQGLLADIRPGMTPLLLIQVDSRENSVQDAVATAIKYGVPEQAIRIHTADEPDPNLMTLANDDDVEALVFKMAIATGFDAPRAFTLVSLRSSRDPEFGVQVVGRLMRVDRRLQNVSKNQALDYGYVFLADNSRQQGLLDAASRINAIQDELSDVSPSINVQTLAFPQLSVPTLEPLNTKPEYSFETETPQVEINSIDAPPLVEAIQPLLPVEFSAPVPIQANVETGESVKPTSMASLLNVWGLKHEQPVTKERGKTTPVATSFRIQQERVLWPKQPFPSVPQALLRAIISPDQKDLLADIIRLFPFDDELINLTQRDATRIIKDTVEVFTLQRERPEEIHALLARKEIDRQAQRTLLDSVGDGLLDVRKLHAHNLHLA; this is translated from the coding sequence GTGGATAAGAGTCAACAGGGTCAACAGGAAATCGTCTCCCAAGGCGGTTATCTTCTGCTCGAAGCACCAACGGGGATTGGTAAAACGCTGATGGCGGCCCACATTGCCGAGGAACTGTCCCGTCAGGATCGTGTGATCTGGTTTTGGTTTACTCCCTTCGCAGGGCTGGCCACTCAAACGGCACGCAGCATCCGTAACGAAGGCTTTCAACTCAGAGTTCGCAGTCTGGTAGATGACCGCCTGATTGAAACCATTCAAAGTGGCGATATCTTCGTCACTACCTGGGGCAGTGCTGCTGTAGCTAACGCAGAGAGTCGGCGCATCCGTCGTGATAGCGAAACCATGCCCTCACTCGATCTCTTCTTAGAGGTGATTCGCAATAAAGGCTATACCATCGGTGTGATTATTGATGAGGCTCACCACAGCTTCCGTGACGGCACCCAGGCTGTCGATTTCTACCGAGATGTCCTCCAGCCCAGCCTAACTATTCTGGTCACCGCTACGCCCCGCGACAGGGACATCACAGCATTCCTGGATCTTGTAGGTCGCCCCATCCTGAACCGCGTTTCTATTGCCAGAAGACGGGGCGTTGACGCGGATCTACTTAAAAAAGGCGTCAAGGTCGGCCTGTTTCGTACCAGCTACGACACACCACAAGAACTCATCAACTTTGAAGAGACAGCTATTATGTGCGGCGTTCGCACTCACCAGGAACTTCAAGGCCTGCTGGCCGACATACGCCCTGGCATGACACCGCTGCTGCTGATCCAGGTGGATTCCAGAGAGAACAGTGTGCAGGATGCAGTTGCCACTGCTATCAAATATGGGGTTCCTGAACAGGCCATCCGAATTCATACTGCCGACGAGCCAGATCCTAACCTAATGACGCTGGCAAATGACGATGACGTTGAGGCCTTGGTATTCAAAATGGCCATTGCTACGGGCTTCGATGCGCCACGTGCCTTTACCTTAGTTTCTCTCCGTTCATCGCGTGACCCGGAATTCGGTGTCCAGGTAGTAGGCCGCCTAATGCGTGTAGATCGCCGCCTCCAAAATGTTTCCAAGAATCAGGCTCTTGATTACGGCTATGTCTTCCTTGCAGATAATTCAAGGCAGCAGGGCTTACTTGATGCGGCCAGCCGGATCAACGCTATTCAGGATGAACTCAGTGATGTTTCCCCGAGTATCAATGTCCAGACCCTTGCGTTTCCGCAGTTGTCTGTGCCTACACTAGAGCCTCTCAATACGAAGCCTGAGTACTCTTTCGAAACCGAAACCCCACAAGTTGAAATCAACTCTATTGATGCCCCTCCTCTGGTTGAAGCCATCCAACCACTTCTTCCAGTGGAGTTCTCTGCACCTGTACCAATACAGGCCAACGTGGAAACTGGAGAATCAGTGAAGCCAACGTCTATGGCTAGCCTCCTCAATGTTTGGGGACTCAAACATGAACAACCTGTGACGAAAGAAAGGGGAAAAACGACACCTGTTGCAACATCATTCCGGATTCAGCAGGAACGTGTCCTTTGGCCGAAACAGCCTTTTCCGAGTGTGCCACAAGCTTTGCTGAGGGCCATCATTTCACCTGACCAGAAAGACCTGCTAGCTGACATCATCCGCCTATTTCCCTTCGACGATGAACTTATCAATCTGACGCAGCGGGACGCTACGCGCATTATCAAAGACACTGTTGAAGTTTTTACTCTTCAGCGCGAACGGCCTGAAGAAATTCACGCACTATTGGCCCGTAAGGAGATTGACCGTCAGGCTCAGCGCACCCTACTTGATTCTGTGGGCGATGGCCTACTTGATGTCAGAAAGCTTCATGCTCATAACTTGCACCTTGCATAG
- a CDS encoding transposase: MNKQVSGERARILAQQVLGIPETLYQQRSLQASLHLFHSPGQKTKFSQAEGVSPSALSRFFNIYDWDSDRCWEEMQDFQWRILLDAARHKRRPRLRLSVDLTTVEKVGTQLPYVSVYNGRHGIHLVVLFAEYGELKFPISYRVYQGKHTSTPVTLALDLLEEVPEFVGKRFQVCVLADSGFESAVFLDGVQRLGFEFVVGVRSNRRTDHPGRVTVADCPHGGYVNLANWPLETLSLGRIDRGDREFFAVSSELLEGDDILAEGRRRWALESFFKEGKHQFGLAQFALRTARGLDRWILMVFLAFTLTTLHRSEDMTLKEAARLALYTLFPEVRLNHLLNQLQKEQEFLHQHGYSLSYARCKL; the protein is encoded by the coding sequence GTGAACAAACAGGTTTCAGGGGAGCGCGCCCGTATTCTCGCACAGCAGGTTCTGGGGATTCCAGAGACGCTGTACCAGCAGCGAAGCTTGCAAGCTTCGCTGCACCTCTTCCACAGTCCAGGCCAGAAGACCAAGTTCAGCCAGGCTGAGGGAGTCAGTCCCAGCGCACTGAGCCGTTTCTTCAACATCTATGACTGGGATTCAGACCGTTGCTGGGAAGAGATGCAGGATTTCCAGTGGCGCATCCTGCTGGATGCAGCCCGCCACAAACGCAGACCTCGTCTGCGTCTCAGCGTGGACTTGACCACGGTGGAAAAGGTGGGAACTCAGCTGCCCTATGTCAGCGTCTACAACGGCAGGCACGGCATCCATCTGGTGGTCTTGTTCGCCGAATATGGGGAACTGAAATTCCCCATTTCTTACCGGGTTTACCAGGGCAAGCACACCAGCACCCCGGTCACGCTGGCCCTCGACTTGCTGGAAGAGGTGCCAGAATTCGTGGGGAAACGCTTTCAGGTCTGCGTACTGGCGGACAGCGGATTCGAATCCGCTGTCTTTCTGGACGGTGTGCAGCGTCTAGGTTTCGAGTTTGTGGTGGGTGTGCGGAGCAACCGACGCACGGATCATCCTGGGCGGGTGACGGTGGCGGATTGTCCGCACGGAGGGTATGTCAACCTCGCCAATTGGCCACTGGAAACGCTGTCTCTGGGGAGGATCGACCGTGGGGACCGCGAATTCTTCGCGGTGTCGTCCGAGCTGCTGGAGGGGGATGACATCCTGGCCGAAGGTAGGCGGCGCTGGGCGCTGGAATCCTTTTTTAAGGAGGGGAAGCATCAGTTTGGGTTGGCGCAGTTCGCGTTGCGAACTGCCAGGGGCCTGGACCGCTGGATTCTGATGGTCTTCCTGGCGTTCACCCTGACCACACTGCACCGCTCAGAGGACATGACCTTGAAGGAAGCTGCACGCTTGGCTCTCTACACCTTGTTCCCCGAAGTCAGGCTCAACCACCTGCTGAACCAACTTCAAAAAGAGCAAGAATTCCTGCACCAGCACGGCTATTCGCTCAGCTATGCAAGGTGCAAGTTATGA